The Streptococcus sp. DTU_2020_1001019_1_SI_AUS_MUR_006 sequence AGTTATAAAATCCAGCGAACACCTGAAAATAATAATTTCTACGATCGCTTTATGATTCATCTCAATTATTTTTTGGATTATCTGGATCGTAGTCGCGATGATAATCAATCCTTGCTCGATATGGAAGAACATATCAAGAATACCTATCCAGAAGCATTCGAGATTGGTAGCAAAATTTATGAAGTCATTGCTCAGGAAACTGGTCTTGATCTCTGTAAGAGTGAACGAGTTTACCTGGTTCTACATATCCAACGTTTATTGTCATAACATTTATTAAAAAATATATAAGGAGAAATCTATCATGAATAGAGAAGAAGTAACATTGTTAGGTTTTGAGATTGTTGCCTATGCTGGCGATGCTCGTTCAAAACTATTGGAAGCTTTGAAGGCTGCTGAAGCAGGTGATTTTGCGAAAGCGGATAGCTTAGTTGAGGAAGCTGGTAGCTGTATCGCTGAAGCTCACCACGCGCAAACTAGCTTGTTAACTAAGGAAGCTGCAGGTGATGATTTGGCTTATAGCGTGACTATGATGCATGGCCAAGATCATCTGATGACTACAATCTTGCTAAAAGATTTGATGCATCATTTAATTGAACTTTATAAAAGAGGAGCTAAATAATGAATAAGTTAATTGCCTATATCGAGAAAGGGAAGCCTTTCTTTGAAAAACTATCTCGAAATATCTATCTTCGTGCTATTCGTGATGGATTTATCGCTGGAATGCCAGTCATTCTCTTCTCAAGTATTTTTATCTTGATTGCTTTTGTTCCAAACTCTTGGGGCTTTAAATGGTCTGATGAAGTAGTAGCTCTTTTGATGAAACCTTACAGCTACTCTATGGGGATTCTAGCAGTCTTGGTAGCTGGTACCACTGCTAAATCTTTAACAGACTCCGTCAATCGTAGTATGGAGAAAACCAACCAAATCAACTATATGTCAACGCTATTGGCAGCTATTGTTGGTTTGCTAATGTTGGCAGCTGACCCAATCGAGGGTGGTTTTGCGACAGGATTCCTTGGAACAAAAGGGTTGCTTTCAGCCTTCCTGGCAGCTTTTGTAACTGTAGCTATCTATAAGGTTTGTGTGAAGAACAACGTTACTATTCGCATGCCTGACGAAGTTCCACCGAATATCTCACAAGTCTTTAAAGACGTTATTCCGTTTACGCTTTCAGTTGTTTCTCTTTATGCTCTTGACTTGCTCGCTCGTCAATTTGTTGGTGCAAGCGTTGCAGAATCAATTGGTAAATTCTTTGCTCCATTATTCTCAGCAGCAGACGGTTATCTTGGTATTACTATTATCTTTGGTGCTTTTGCCTTCTTCTGGTTTGTCGGTATTCACGGCCCATCTATCGTTGAACCTGCCATTGCAGCGATCACTTATGCAAATGCCGAAGTCAACTTGAACCTTCTTCAACAAGGTATGCACGCTGACAAGATTCTTACTTCTGGTACACAAATGTTTATCGTCACTATGGGTGGTACAGGAGCAACTCTTGTAGTTCCATTCATGTTTATGTGGTTGTGTAAGTCTAAGCGTAACCGTGCCATCGGACGTGCTTCAGTAGTTCCAACCTTCTTCGGTGTAAATGAACCAATCTTGTTTGGTGCACCACTTGTTTTGAACCCAATCTTCTTCATTCCATTTATCTTCGCACCTATTGCAAACGTATGGATCTTTAAGTTCTTTATCGAAACTCTTGGCATGAACTCATTTACTGCCAACCTTCCATGGACTACGCCTGGACCTCTAGGTATTGTTCTTGGTACAAACTTCCAGTTCTTGTCATTTGCTCTTGCAGCATTGTTAATCGTAGTGGATATTGCAATCTACTATCCATTCCTTAAAGTTTATGACGAACAAATTATTGAAGAAGAACGTTCAGGTAAAGCTAACGATGAATTAAAAGAAAAAGTAGCCGCAAACTTCAATACTGCTAAAGCTGATGCTATCCTTGAAAAAGCTGGAGTAGAATCAGCACAAAATACAATCACTGATGAAACAAACGTACTCGTTCTTTGTGCAGGTGGTGGAACAAGTGGACTTCTTGCAAGTGCTTTGAATAAAGCAGCAGCAGAATACAATGTTCCAGTTAAAGCTGCAGCAGGTGGCTATGGAGCCCACCGTGAAATGTTACCAGAGTTTGATTTGGTTATCTTAGCACCACAAGTTGCTTCAAACTTTGAGGATATGAAAG is a genomic window containing:
- a CDS encoding PTS lactose/cellobiose transporter subunit IIA — translated: MNREEVTLLGFEIVAYAGDARSKLLEALKAAEAGDFAKADSLVEEAGSCIAEAHHAQTSLLTKEAAGDDLAYSVTMMHGQDHLMTTILLKDLMHHLIELYKRGAK
- a CDS encoding lactose-specific PTS transporter subunit EIIC translates to MNKLIAYIEKGKPFFEKLSRNIYLRAIRDGFIAGMPVILFSSIFILIAFVPNSWGFKWSDEVVALLMKPYSYSMGILAVLVAGTTAKSLTDSVNRSMEKTNQINYMSTLLAAIVGLLMLAADPIEGGFATGFLGTKGLLSAFLAAFVTVAIYKVCVKNNVTIRMPDEVPPNISQVFKDVIPFTLSVVSLYALDLLARQFVGASVAESIGKFFAPLFSAADGYLGITIIFGAFAFFWFVGIHGPSIVEPAIAAITYANAEVNLNLLQQGMHADKILTSGTQMFIVTMGGTGATLVVPFMFMWLCKSKRNRAIGRASVVPTFFGVNEPILFGAPLVLNPIFFIPFIFAPIANVWIFKFFIETLGMNSFTANLPWTTPGPLGIVLGTNFQFLSFALAALLIVVDIAIYYPFLKVYDEQIIEEERSGKANDELKEKVAANFNTAKADAILEKAGVESAQNTITDETNVLVLCAGGGTSGLLASALNKAAAEYNVPVKAAAGGYGAHREMLPEFDLVILAPQVASNFEDMKAETDKLGIKLAKTEGAQYIKLTRDGKGALAFVQAQFD